In a single window of the Serratia quinivorans genome:
- the glpR_6 gene encoding Glycerol-3-phosphate regulon repressor has translation MINTLKRRELIIDQLCREGSVRVEQLSAQFSVSSVTIRSDLRQLEKSGCAVRAYGGAMLNKQFAFDRPLQDKGRLNRDVKYAIACAAAELVNDGDAIILDSGSTTSQMAQQLVGKKDLVVMTNALNIAFELANNEQVDLMVVGGSVRRKSWSLYGPAAEQHMRQFRFDKLFLGVDGFDLISGITTPDPGEAQLNRAMCDVAREVIAVADASKFGRTSFCMIREIGQIQRLVTDSRIPESYLHALNHLGVDVIIADR, from the coding sequence ATGATCAATACCCTAAAACGACGGGAATTAATTATCGACCAGCTTTGTCGCGAAGGCTCAGTGCGCGTCGAGCAACTCAGCGCCCAGTTTTCGGTTTCCAGCGTCACTATCCGTAGCGACCTGCGCCAACTGGAAAAAAGCGGCTGTGCGGTCCGTGCCTATGGCGGCGCAATGCTCAATAAGCAGTTCGCCTTCGATCGTCCGCTACAGGACAAGGGGCGCCTCAATCGCGACGTGAAATACGCCATTGCCTGCGCGGCGGCGGAACTGGTCAACGACGGCGATGCCATCATTCTCGACTCCGGTTCGACCACCAGCCAAATGGCGCAGCAGCTGGTCGGTAAAAAGGATCTGGTGGTGATGACCAATGCGCTGAATATCGCTTTCGAACTGGCCAACAACGAACAGGTTGATCTGATGGTGGTCGGCGGCAGCGTACGACGTAAATCCTGGTCACTGTATGGCCCGGCCGCCGAGCAACACATGCGTCAGTTCCGTTTCGACAAGCTGTTTCTCGGCGTCGACGGCTTCGACCTGATTAGCGGCATCACCACGCCGGATCCCGGTGAAGCGCAACTCAACCGCGCCATGTGCGACGTAGCGCGTGAAGTGATCGCCGTGGCGGATGCCAGCAAGTTCGGCCGCACCAGCTTTTGCATGATCCGTGAAATCGGCCAAATCCAGCGTTTGGTCACCGACAGCCGCATCCCGGAAAGCTACCTGCATGCGCTGAACCATTTAGGGGTCGACGTGATTATCGCCGACCGTTAA
- the nagK_1 gene encoding N-acetyl-D-glucosamine kinase: MTDPRSRRQLAVNVPCLTGHCLADDLAQELARPVEIENDCRCFALSEASTPQTEHLALVFGAIIGTGAGGGLVMNKQLHKGRNGLAGEWGHTPISAQLAQRYDLPLFTCNCGLTGCFERYVSGSGLLALSRHFGHPADHVPALIASYRQGDPLARRLMAMYVDILASALAGLQLLLDVDAFVLGGGLSNVGELYSLLPPAMSHWLLPGTEPAAIYPPVHGDSSGVRGAALLRQSWQ; encoded by the coding sequence GTGACCGACCCGCGCAGCCGCCGACAGTTGGCGGTTAACGTCCCCTGCCTGACCGGCCACTGTCTGGCAGACGATTTGGCACAAGAGTTGGCGCGGCCGGTTGAGATTGAAAACGACTGCCGCTGCTTCGCCCTTTCCGAAGCCAGCACGCCGCAAACCGAGCATCTGGCGCTGGTGTTCGGCGCCATTATCGGTACCGGGGCCGGCGGCGGCCTGGTGATGAACAAGCAGTTGCATAAAGGCCGCAATGGGCTGGCAGGCGAATGGGGCCACACGCCGATCTCCGCCCAGTTGGCGCAGCGCTACGACTTGCCGTTATTCACCTGCAATTGCGGTCTGACTGGCTGCTTCGAACGTTACGTTTCCGGCAGCGGTCTGCTGGCGCTGAGCCGTCATTTCGGCCACCCGGCCGACCACGTACCGGCGTTGATCGCCAGTTATCGACAGGGCGACCCGTTGGCGCGACGACTGATGGCAATGTACGTCGATATTCTGGCCAGTGCGCTGGCCGGCCTGCAACTGTTGTTGGATGTAGATGCTTTTGTGCTGGGTGGCGGCCTGTCCAACGTTGGCGAGCTGTATTCACTGCTGCCCCCGGCCATGAGCCATTGGCTGTTGCCCGGTACCGAACCGGCGGCAATCTACCCGCCGGTGCACGGCGACAGCAGCGGTGTACGAGGAGCCGCGTTATTACGCCAAAGCTGGCAATAA
- the nagK_2 gene encoding N-acetyl-D-glucosamine kinase, whose translation MRYGFDIGGTKIEMAAYDRQLRQVLCQRVTTPTGNYREFLSCIHQLVDSADSQLHTQGSIGIGLPGRDRPAQPPTVGG comes from the coding sequence ATGCGCTACGGTTTCGATATCGGCGGCACCAAGATCGAGATGGCGGCCTACGACCGGCAGCTCAGACAGGTACTGTGCCAGCGAGTCACGACTCCCACCGGTAATTATCGCGAGTTCTTGTCCTGCATCCATCAATTGGTCGACAGTGCCGACAGCCAACTGCATACCCAGGGCAGTATCGGCATCGGTTTACCGGGCCGTGACCGACCCGCGCAGCCGCCGACAGTTGGCGGTTAA
- the iolG_3 gene encoding Inositol 2-dehydrogenase/D-chiro-inositol 3-dehydrogenase: protein MSSAQQNGFAGRPVRVLVIGAGARGEIYSRYALAHPDLMQVVAVAEPRDVYRQQFVEQHAIAADKVFTDWRQAADAGKLADAVLICTQDTLHLEPALAFAKQGYAMLLEKPLSPDASECRTIVEEVVRQKLIFSVGHVLRYTRYTQKLKQLLRDNVIGDIVSLQHLEPVGYWHQAHSFVRGNWRNDNEAAFMLLQKSCHDIDWIRYIMELPCEQISSFGGLRHFRQENQPAGAADNCLDCAVEASCPYSAKRIYLGDDHKATPGFLRVLTPEVSQPHLQAALRDGQYGRCVYRCDNNVVDHQVVNMQFAGGRTASFTMTAFTRLEDRQTRIFGSHGCLEGDGRYIRITSFVDDSEKVYDVDEAEDLHAMSGHGGGDYYLMQHFIDAIRTNDPSQVLSGPAETLESHLMVFAAERARRESAVITLSGA from the coding sequence ATGTCGTCAGCTCAACAAAATGGTTTTGCCGGCCGCCCGGTTCGGGTACTGGTGATTGGTGCCGGGGCGCGTGGAGAAATTTACTCGCGCTACGCGTTGGCTCACCCGGATTTAATGCAGGTGGTGGCAGTGGCCGAGCCACGTGACGTCTACCGTCAGCAATTTGTCGAACAGCACGCTATCGCGGCGGACAAGGTGTTCACCGACTGGCGGCAGGCCGCCGACGCAGGCAAATTGGCCGATGCGGTGCTGATCTGCACCCAGGATACCCTGCACCTCGAACCGGCACTGGCCTTCGCCAAACAGGGTTATGCCATGCTGCTGGAGAAACCGCTGTCGCCGGACGCCAGCGAATGCCGCACTATTGTCGAGGAAGTGGTGCGCCAGAAGCTGATTTTCTCCGTCGGCCACGTGCTGCGCTATACGCGCTACACCCAAAAACTGAAGCAACTGCTGCGCGATAACGTGATTGGCGACATCGTCAGCCTGCAACATCTGGAGCCGGTGGGCTACTGGCATCAGGCGCACTCCTTCGTGCGAGGCAACTGGCGCAACGACAACGAAGCCGCCTTTATGCTGCTGCAGAAGTCCTGCCACGACATCGACTGGATCCGCTACATCATGGAGTTGCCCTGCGAGCAGATCAGTTCATTCGGCGGCCTGCGCCATTTTCGCCAGGAAAACCAACCGGCCGGGGCAGCAGATAATTGCCTGGACTGCGCGGTGGAAGCCAGTTGCCCCTACTCCGCCAAACGCATCTACCTGGGTGACGACCACAAGGCGACGCCGGGTTTCCTGCGGGTGTTGACCCCAGAAGTCAGTCAGCCGCATTTGCAGGCGGCGCTGCGCGACGGTCAGTATGGCCGCTGCGTCTATCGCTGCGACAATAACGTGGTTGATCATCAGGTGGTCAACATGCAATTTGCCGGTGGCCGCACCGCCTCCTTCACCATGACCGCCTTTACCCGGCTGGAAGATCGCCAGACCCGTATTTTCGGCAGCCATGGCTGTCTCGAGGGAGACGGACGCTACATCCGCATTACCTCATTCGTCGACGACAGTGAAAAGGTCTACGACGTCGATGAGGCCGAAGATCTGCACGCCATGTCCGGCCACGGCGGTGGCGATTACTATCTGATGCAGCATTTTATCGACGCCATTCGCACCAACGATCCTTCACAGGTGCTGTCCGGCCCGGCAGAAACGCTGGAAAGCCACCTGATGGTGTTTGCGGCGGAACGCGCACGCCGCGAATCTGCAGTGATCACCCTGAGTGGAGCCTGA
- the ugpC_3 gene encoding sn-glycerol-3-phosphate import ATP-binding protein UgpC: MAGIQLNSVKKVYPNGFKALHGIDLDIKDGEFMVFVGPSGCAKSTLLRMIAGLESVSEGQILIHDRCVNDTMPKDRGIAMVFQNYALYPHMTVYKNMAFGLIGKESKAEIDRRVRDAAEKLEITNLLQRKPGQLSGGQCQRVAVGRAIVRKPKVFLFDEPLSNLDAKLRVSMRVQLIELHNQLKQEGAAATMVYVTHDQVEAMTMGDRICVLNRGAIMQVDKPINLYHQPANRFVAEFIGSPSMNLHDMAITRGAQGIRGCALVTNIPSNCRRRCKDSWKITRALACALAFARSRCGCVRPAAVIASRRRLSLSNAWAMKSCCTANWPDCALCCAWRRSLTGSHAWGNRSTWLSTCPARTCLTKSAAKTSNN; this comes from the coding sequence ATGGCCGGTATACAGTTAAACAGTGTGAAGAAGGTTTACCCCAACGGGTTCAAAGCATTGCACGGGATCGATCTGGATATTAAAGACGGCGAGTTTATGGTGTTTGTCGGGCCATCCGGCTGCGCCAAATCCACCCTGCTGCGGATGATCGCCGGGCTGGAGAGCGTCAGCGAAGGCCAGATATTAATCCACGACCGCTGCGTCAACGACACCATGCCGAAAGATCGCGGCATCGCCATGGTGTTCCAGAACTATGCGCTGTATCCGCACATGACGGTCTACAAAAACATGGCGTTTGGCCTGATCGGCAAGGAAAGCAAAGCCGAAATTGACCGCCGGGTGCGGGACGCGGCCGAAAAACTGGAAATCACCAATCTGCTGCAACGCAAACCGGGCCAGTTATCCGGCGGCCAGTGCCAGCGTGTAGCGGTCGGCCGTGCCATTGTGCGCAAGCCCAAGGTATTTCTGTTCGATGAACCGCTGTCCAACCTTGATGCCAAGCTGCGGGTCTCGATGCGCGTTCAACTGATCGAACTGCACAATCAACTCAAGCAGGAGGGTGCTGCCGCCACCATGGTGTATGTCACCCACGACCAGGTGGAGGCAATGACCATGGGTGACCGCATTTGCGTGCTGAACCGGGGGGCCATTATGCAGGTGGATAAACCGATCAATCTCTACCACCAACCGGCCAACCGCTTTGTCGCCGAGTTTATCGGCAGCCCGTCGATGAACCTGCACGATATGGCGATTACCCGCGGCGCGCAGGGTATTCGGGGCTGCGCATTGGTGACGAATATCCCCTCGAACTGCCGGCGACGCTGCAAGGACAGTTGGAAAATTACCCGCGCCCTCGCGTGTGCCTTGGCATTCGCCCGGAGTCGCTGCGGCTGTGTGCGCCCGGCAGCAGTAATTGCTTCCCGGCGAAGATTGTCACTATCGAACGCATGGGCAATGAAGAGTTGCTGCACTGCGAACTGGCCGGACTGCGCTTTGTGCTGCGCATGGCGTCGCAGCCTGACTGGGAGCCACGCCTGGGGGAACAGATCCACCTGGCTTTCGACCTGTCCCGCGCGCACCTGTTTGACGAAATCAGCGGCCAAAACCTCAAATAATTAG
- the ycjP_3 gene encoding Inner membrane ABC transporter permease protein ycjP — protein sequence MSISKRTLVYLFMVLAALASVVPFIWMLVTSLKTQAESIQIPLTLLPAHPSLQAYGKVMREIPFTDFYVNSLLATFFTVTLQMVIATMAAYGFSRLHFRGRDAVFLVCISILMVPGQAFLIPQFLVVQKLGLVNSITGLVLPGIFSIYATFLLRQFFLAVPKEMEEAALIDGYSYFAIFWRIMLPLIRPGIIACIIINGLWSWNNLMWPLIVNTTTEKLTLPVGLASLSSRAGVEYPLLMAGALMAVIPMLMLFILFQRYFIQGIASAGVKG from the coding sequence ATGAGCATAAGTAAAAGAACGCTGGTGTATCTGTTTATGGTGTTGGCGGCGCTGGCCTCGGTGGTGCCTTTTATCTGGATGCTGGTGACTTCGCTGAAAACCCAGGCCGAGAGCATCCAGATCCCGCTGACGCTGTTACCGGCACACCCCAGCCTGCAGGCCTACGGCAAGGTGATGCGTGAAATTCCTTTCACCGACTTCTATGTGAACTCGCTGCTGGCGACCTTTTTCACCGTCACGCTGCAGATGGTGATCGCCACCATGGCTGCCTACGGTTTCTCTCGCCTGCACTTTCGCGGCCGTGATGCGGTGTTCCTGGTGTGTATTTCGATCCTGATGGTGCCTGGTCAGGCCTTTTTGATCCCGCAGTTTTTGGTGGTGCAGAAACTGGGGTTGGTGAACAGCATCACCGGGCTGGTTTTGCCGGGTATTTTCAGTATTTACGCCACCTTCCTGCTGCGCCAGTTCTTCCTGGCGGTGCCGAAAGAGATGGAAGAAGCGGCGCTGATCGACGGTTACAGCTACTTCGCTATCTTCTGGCGCATCATGCTGCCGCTGATCCGCCCCGGCATTATCGCCTGCATCATCATCAACGGCCTGTGGAGCTGGAACAACCTGATGTGGCCGCTGATCGTCAACACCACCACCGAAAAACTGACGCTGCCGGTCGGGCTGGCATCGCTGTCGAGCCGTGCCGGAGTGGAATACCCGCTGCTGATGGCCGGTGCGCTGATGGCGGTGATCCCGATGCTGATGCTGTTCATTCTTTTCCAACGCTACTTCATCCAGGGCATCGCCAGCGCTGGGGTAAAAGGCTAA
- the ycjO_1 gene encoding Inner membrane ABC transporter permease protein ycjO, with product MSLAESYGALKQQKSTPRPALSRLERAERFWGWVMILPLLIGLTVFYLVPFLQNIFYSFTDLNQFMRWSTLSVDNYVNLFEDDDFYTAAGNTLFYVVVCVPVSLSLSLLLAIGLNQNIRGKALLRTLLFLPAVTMPAAVAMVWQWLFNKDFGLINQAIGLLGISPVAWLSDPDVVRISVSIIIIWSSLALKIIILLAGLQSIPRQLYEAADIDGISTLRRFFCITLPMMVPTLFFVSVMSFIEILQIFDVVFLMFDRALVESDVMTVTNLFYKYAFYLQEKGYASAITVVLFAVTLLITLIQMMIGKRLKVS from the coding sequence ATGTCGCTGGCAGAAAGCTACGGTGCCCTAAAACAACAAAAAAGTACCCCACGACCCGCACTCAGCCGCCTGGAGCGTGCCGAGCGTTTCTGGGGCTGGGTGATGATCTTGCCGTTGCTGATTGGCTTGACGGTGTTTTACCTGGTCCCCTTTTTACAGAACATCTTTTACAGTTTTACCGACCTCAACCAATTTATGCGCTGGAGCACCCTCAGCGTCGATAACTACGTCAATCTGTTTGAAGACGACGACTTTTACACCGCCGCCGGCAATACGCTGTTCTATGTGGTGGTGTGTGTCCCCGTCAGCCTGAGCCTGTCGCTGCTGCTGGCGATTGGCCTGAACCAGAACATTCGCGGCAAGGCGCTGCTGCGCACCCTGCTGTTCTTGCCGGCGGTCACCATGCCTGCCGCCGTGGCGATGGTCTGGCAATGGCTGTTCAACAAGGATTTCGGTTTGATCAACCAGGCGATTGGCCTGCTGGGGATTTCGCCGGTGGCCTGGCTGTCCGACCCGGACGTGGTGCGCATCAGCGTTTCCATCATCATTATCTGGTCGTCGCTGGCGCTGAAAATCATCATTTTGCTGGCCGGGTTACAAAGCATTCCACGTCAACTGTATGAGGCCGCCGATATTGACGGTATCAGCACCCTGCGCCGCTTCTTTTGCATCACCCTGCCGATGATGGTGCCAACGCTGTTCTTCGTTTCGGTGATGAGCTTTATCGAAATCCTGCAAATATTCGACGTGGTGTTCCTGATGTTCGACCGCGCGTTGGTGGAAAGCGACGTGATGACCGTCACCAACCTGTTTTACAAGTATGCCTTTTACCTGCAGGAGAAAGGTTACGCCTCCGCCATCACCGTGGTGCTGTTCGCCGTCACCCTGCTGATCACCCTGATTCAAATGATGATTGGCAAACGCCTGAAAGTCAGCTGA
- the yesO gene encoding Putative ABC transporter substrate-binding protein yesO, protein MSPIKNTGRLLAHSAIAVALLLPTMLYAADKITLRYAVWDRNQLPAEQEIAKRFEKENPNIKIAIELTPSAQYFVKLDSAAAGGVAPDIFWINMPYFVQYAKNGIMQPLTPYITGSSVQLNNIVASSVKAYQYDGQQMAIPRDVDSIAVWYNKKLFDQAGVSYPTNDWSWDDLKNKATALKTGLKGSAFPLVMDLSIDGQDSYMNLLFQNGNHIVPKDGQPTDIANDKSIWVYQQLQSMMKDGLMPSAQQMSEVKTENIFQSNRAAMVYAGSWLAAPFANNPLINDHIGVVMMPKIERQSGVAHSLAFAMSANSAHKQEAWKYIEFMSSEASQTELAKAVIPANKLAAKAWAAEIKKVDVTPFIDTLNVTEAYPTAGTNTPKWQNMWIASLKKIFMGADAKAEMDKSVKKIERVMEQ, encoded by the coding sequence ATGTCACCGATAAAAAATACCGGCCGTCTTCTGGCGCACTCTGCCATTGCGGTTGCATTATTATTGCCGACCATGTTATATGCCGCCGATAAAATAACCCTGCGTTACGCCGTGTGGGACAGAAATCAATTACCTGCCGAGCAGGAGATTGCCAAAAGATTTGAAAAAGAAAACCCTAACATTAAAATCGCCATAGAATTAACACCGTCGGCACAATACTTCGTTAAATTGGATTCCGCCGCCGCAGGGGGTGTCGCGCCAGATATATTCTGGATAAACATGCCTTATTTCGTTCAATACGCCAAAAATGGCATTATGCAACCCTTAACGCCGTATATTACCGGCAGCAGCGTGCAATTAAATAATATCGTCGCCAGTTCGGTTAAAGCCTATCAGTATGATGGGCAGCAAATGGCCATCCCCCGCGACGTTGACTCAATCGCCGTGTGGTACAACAAAAAATTATTCGACCAGGCCGGCGTCAGCTACCCGACCAACGACTGGAGCTGGGATGACCTGAAAAACAAAGCCACCGCGCTGAAAACCGGCTTGAAGGGCAGTGCCTTCCCGCTGGTGATGGATCTGAGCATTGACGGGCAGGACAGCTATATGAACCTGCTGTTCCAAAACGGCAACCACATAGTCCCGAAAGACGGTCAACCCACCGACATCGCTAACGATAAATCCATCTGGGTCTATCAACAGCTGCAATCCATGATGAAAGATGGCTTGATGCCCAGCGCCCAACAGATGAGCGAAGTCAAAACCGAAAACATCTTCCAGTCCAACCGTGCGGCGATGGTGTATGCCGGCTCATGGTTGGCCGCCCCGTTCGCCAATAATCCGCTGATCAACGACCATATCGGCGTAGTCATGATGCCGAAAATCGAGCGCCAGTCCGGCGTGGCGCACAGCCTGGCATTTGCCATGTCCGCCAACAGCGCCCACAAGCAGGAAGCCTGGAAATACATTGAATTTATGAGCTCCGAAGCCTCACAGACCGAGTTGGCAAAAGCGGTGATCCCGGCCAACAAACTGGCGGCCAAAGCCTGGGCGGCGGAGATCAAAAAAGTCGATGTCACGCCTTTTATTGACACCCTCAACGTGACCGAAGCCTACCCCACAGCCGGTACCAATACGCCGAAGTGGCAAAACATGTGGATTGCCAGCCTGAAGAAAATCTTTATGGGTGCGGACGCCAAAGCCGAGATGGACAAATCGGTCAAGAAGATCGAACGCGTAATGGAGCAGTAA
- a CDS encoding 2-acyl-glycerophospho-ethanolamine acyltransferase: MFSLDSLLHDAFPHRKTPAWQRSLLRTLLFEKEFKQFAADYPHLKGLDLIEQVVDYFNLSCELVDGDLENIPSQGPVVLVANHPIGSLDGLVLLRAVAAVRPDVKVVASQLLTYIEPLRNLFVPVDNVGNKTNRKQIEGMQAQLDKQGALILFPAGEVSRMSPKGIRDGHWHTGFLRLAAKARAPIVPIHISARNSNLFYFTSLVYRPLSTLLLVREMFQQQGGRIKIRVGGRIPFSNWHDGHTSAKDLAERFRRHVYRLGQGKEGLFASESPIALPEDRLELKKALANCERLGGTPDGKIIFLYRRQGEARAPILRELGRLREIAFRAVGEGSGRRRDLDSYDDDYYHLVLWDADELEIVGAYRFIPTAEQLERKGLESIYSNSLFHYDREMAPILAQGIELGRSFIQPAYWGKRGLDYLWLGIGAYLAKYPQYRYLFGPVSISGGMPVTARDLLIAFYRLYFSPNHALAQSRQPYPASLPQVLAQFAGDNYQEDLVRLKSLLSNIGCSIPTLYKQYTELCEPGGVQFIDFGTDPAFNNCIDGLVLVDLTRLKPARFQRYIAVHQPQDTCIE; this comes from the coding sequence ATGTTTAGCTTGGACTCTCTGTTGCATGATGCATTTCCACACCGCAAGACCCCTGCCTGGCAGCGTAGCCTGCTGAGAACTTTACTCTTCGAAAAAGAATTCAAACAGTTTGCCGCCGACTATCCACACCTGAAGGGGCTGGATTTGATAGAGCAGGTGGTGGACTACTTTAACCTCAGCTGCGAGTTGGTCGATGGCGACCTGGAAAATATTCCGAGCCAGGGTCCGGTGGTGCTGGTAGCCAACCACCCGATTGGCTCGCTGGATGGGCTGGTGCTGCTGCGTGCCGTGGCGGCAGTGCGCCCGGATGTCAAAGTGGTCGCCAGCCAACTGTTGACCTACATAGAACCGCTGCGCAACCTGTTTGTGCCGGTGGACAACGTCGGCAACAAGACCAATCGCAAGCAAATTGAAGGTATGCAGGCCCAGTTGGATAAGCAGGGCGCCCTGATCCTGTTTCCTGCCGGAGAAGTGTCGCGCATGAGCCCGAAAGGCATTCGTGACGGCCACTGGCATACCGGCTTCTTGCGGCTGGCGGCCAAGGCCCGGGCGCCGATTGTGCCGATCCACATCAGCGCGCGTAACAGCAACCTGTTCTATTTCACCTCGCTGGTTTACCGACCTCTGTCCACACTCTTACTGGTACGTGAAATGTTCCAGCAGCAGGGCGGACGCATCAAAATTCGCGTAGGTGGCCGTATTCCGTTTAGCAACTGGCATGATGGCCACACCAGCGCCAAAGATTTGGCCGAGCGTTTCCGCCGCCATGTCTACCGTCTGGGCCAGGGCAAAGAAGGATTGTTTGCCAGTGAGTCACCCATCGCCTTGCCAGAGGATCGGTTGGAGCTGAAGAAGGCACTGGCAAACTGTGAGCGTCTTGGGGGGACGCCGGACGGGAAGATTATCTTCCTGTATCGCCGTCAGGGTGAGGCGCGTGCGCCTATCCTGCGTGAGCTCGGTCGGCTGCGTGAGATTGCTTTCCGCGCGGTGGGCGAAGGTTCCGGTCGCCGTCGTGATTTGGACAGCTATGACGACGACTATTATCACCTGGTGCTGTGGGATGCCGACGAACTGGAGATTGTGGGTGCCTACCGCTTTATTCCTACTGCCGAGCAGTTGGAGCGCAAAGGGCTGGAAAGTATCTATAGCAACAGTCTGTTCCATTATGACCGCGAGATGGCACCGATCCTGGCGCAGGGCATCGAACTGGGCCGCAGCTTCATTCAGCCTGCCTATTGGGGCAAACGCGGTCTGGATTACCTGTGGCTGGGGATTGGCGCTTACCTGGCAAAATATCCGCAGTACCGCTATCTGTTTGGCCCGGTTTCCATTTCCGGCGGCATGCCGGTGACGGCGCGTGACCTGTTGATTGCCTTCTACCGACTGTACTTTTCACCTAATCATGCCCTGGCGCAGTCTCGCCAGCCTTATCCCGCTTCGTTGCCGCAGGTATTGGCCCAGTTTGCCGGCGATAACTATCAGGAAGATCTGGTGCGGCTGAAAAGCCTGTTGAGCAACATCGGCTGTTCGATACCTACGCTGTATAAACAATATACCGAGCTGTGTGAACCCGGCGGGGTGCAGTTTATTGATTTCGGCACCGATCCGGCCTTCAACAACTGCATTGATGGCCTGGTACTGGTCGACCTTACCCGGCTTAAACCGGCGCGGTTCCAGCGTTATATTGCGGTGCATCAGCCACAGGACACCTGTATAGAGTAA
- a CDS encoding Predicted N-formylglutamate amidohydrolase: MPQSFVSSLLSAEDPAAVAIETPRGVAPFLLLCDHAGQAIPQQLGDLGLPPGEIDRHIGWDIGALNVSRHLSRQLDTTLIHQRYSRLVIDCNRTPGINSSIPSLSELTPIPGNVDIDARHAQAREHAIFRPYHQAITDHLDERQRNGLPTAVIAMHSFTPVFKGNERPWQVGLLFNRQPEFALLLAELLREEGDLQVGVNEPYAMTDATDYTLPVHAERRELPYVGIEIRQDLIADQQGQQAWAERFARLLPQAWHRWQI, translated from the coding sequence ATGCCACAGTCGTTCGTCTCATCTTTGTTATCCGCTGAAGACCCCGCCGCCGTGGCGATTGAAACGCCCAGGGGCGTCGCGCCTTTTCTATTACTCTGCGATCACGCCGGCCAGGCGATACCGCAGCAGTTGGGCGATCTGGGTCTGCCACCCGGTGAAATCGACCGTCATATCGGTTGGGACATCGGCGCATTAAACGTTTCGCGTCATCTCAGCCGTCAGTTGGACACTACGTTGATCCATCAGCGTTACTCCCGTTTGGTGATTGACTGTAACCGCACGCCCGGCATCAATAGTTCGATCCCGTCACTGTCAGAATTGACGCCGATACCCGGGAATGTCGATATTGATGCCAGACATGCACAAGCTCGCGAGCATGCTATTTTCAGGCCTTATCATCAGGCGATAACTGACCATCTGGATGAACGCCAGCGCAACGGGCTGCCGACGGCGGTTATCGCCATGCACAGCTTCACGCCGGTATTCAAAGGCAACGAGCGGCCGTGGCAGGTGGGGCTGCTGTTTAACCGCCAGCCGGAGTTCGCGTTGCTGCTGGCAGAGCTGCTGCGGGAGGAAGGGGATTTGCAGGTCGGCGTTAACGAGCCGTATGCCATGACCGATGCAACGGATTACACCCTGCCGGTGCACGCCGAGCGGCGGGAGCTTCCCTACGTTGGCATTGAGATCCGCCAGGATTTAATCGCCGACCAACAGGGTCAGCAAGCCTGGGCTGAACGCTTCGCCAGACTGCTGCCACAGGCCTGGCATCGCTGGCAAATTTGA
- the ycgR_1 gene encoding Cyclic di-GMP binding protein YcgR: protein MEQNDNGLFIKQERFEVLAILREICKQRTPLKVVNDRQQFQSLLLSVGPDNIVFSGDEADNKVDGECTIVIESHDAKIEFSVGQAEFTDHQGVNACSTRLPKELIYIQRRRQFRVTTPHWREFLCSGEYADGSEYQLRIHDLSAGGVGLRVDGPIAGKPPARFSV, encoded by the coding sequence GTGGAGCAGAATGATAACGGATTGTTTATCAAGCAGGAGCGATTCGAAGTACTGGCGATACTGCGTGAAATTTGTAAACAGCGCACGCCACTGAAGGTCGTCAATGATCGGCAGCAGTTTCAAAGCCTGCTGTTGAGCGTCGGGCCAGATAATATTGTGTTTAGCGGCGATGAGGCGGACAACAAGGTCGACGGTGAATGCACCATTGTGATTGAAAGCCATGACGCGAAGATCGAATTTTCCGTGGGACAGGCCGAGTTCACCGACCATCAAGGGGTTAACGCCTGTTCAACCCGATTGCCGAAAGAACTGATCTACATCCAGCGCCGTCGTCAGTTTCGCGTCACCACTCCCCACTGGCGTGAATTTCTCTGCAGCGGCGAATACGCCGATGGCAGCGAGTACCAGTTGAGGATCCACGACCTGTCTGCCGGTGGCGTTGGTTTGCGAGTTGATGGGCCCATTGCCGGAAAACCTCCAGCCCGGTTTTCAGTTTAA
- the ycgR_2 gene encoding Cyclic di-GMP binding protein YcgR — translation MGPLPENLQPGFQFKKALLDLGSYGSFKVNMELVVINEDHELDDDDNMVHFSRLSCRFMKLGLAMERKIQSAVFAFELDFNKKKKR, via the coding sequence ATGGGCCCATTGCCGGAAAACCTCCAGCCCGGTTTTCAGTTTAAAAAGGCCTTGTTGGATCTCGGCAGCTACGGCAGTTTCAAGGTCAATATGGAACTGGTGGTGATCAATGAAGATCACGAACTCGATGACGACGACAACATGGTGCACTTCTCGCGCCTGTCGTGCCGTTTTATGAAGCTGGGCCTGGCAATGGAAAGAAAAATTCAGAGCGCAGTGTTTGCTTTCGAATTGGATTTCAATAAAAAGAAAAAACGCTAA